One window from the genome of Trabulsiella odontotermitis encodes:
- a CDS encoding DUF421 domain-containing protein: MKAFDWQRMALDKVPFDFLWEVALRSVYTFILVFIFLKITGRRGVRQMSLFEVLIILTLGSAAGDVAFYDDVPMLPVLVVFVSLALLYRLVMWLMSRSEKLEDLLEGKPVVVIENGQLAWEKLNAENLTEFEFFMELRLRGVEQLGQVRLAIMETNGQVSVYYYPDDEVKKGLTILPEYCNERFTVMPEQNDYACVRCSAVRQMYAGDKLVCPRCGHPEWSKASKAVRVT; the protein is encoded by the coding sequence ATGAAAGCATTTGACTGGCAAAGAATGGCGCTGGACAAAGTGCCGTTCGACTTTCTCTGGGAAGTGGCGTTGCGCAGCGTCTATACCTTCATACTGGTGTTTATCTTCCTCAAAATCACCGGTCGGCGCGGCGTTCGCCAGATGTCGTTGTTTGAAGTGTTGATCATCCTGACACTGGGGTCGGCGGCGGGGGACGTGGCGTTTTATGACGACGTCCCGATGCTGCCGGTGCTGGTGGTGTTTGTTTCTCTGGCGTTGCTGTACCGGCTGGTGATGTGGCTGATGTCGCGCAGCGAAAAACTGGAGGATTTGCTGGAAGGGAAACCGGTGGTCGTCATCGAAAACGGACAACTGGCGTGGGAAAAACTGAACGCCGAAAATTTAACCGAATTTGAGTTCTTCATGGAACTGCGGCTGCGTGGTGTCGAGCAACTAGGGCAGGTTCGCCTGGCGATCATGGAAACCAACGGCCAGGTTAGTGTCTATTACTACCCTGACGATGAGGTAAAAAAAGGTCTGACGATTTTGCCGGAATACTGCAATGAGCGGTTTACCGTCATGCCCGAACAGAATGACTACGCCTGTGTACGTTGCAGCGCCGTCCGGCAAATGTACGCCGGTGATAAGCTGGTATGCCCACGCTGCGGACATCCGGAATGGTCGAAGGCGAGTAAAGCTGTTCGGGTGACCTGA
- the serC gene encoding 3-phosphoserine/phosphohydroxythreonine transaminase: MSQVYNFSSGPAMLPAEVLKQAQQELCDWQGLGTSVMEVSHRGKEFIQVAEEAEKDFRDLLNIPSSYKVLFCHGGGRGQFAGIPLNLLGDKTTADYVDAGYWAASAVKEAKKYCTPNVIDAKVTVDGLRAVKPMREWQLSDNAAYLHYCPNETIDGIAIHETPDFGNAIVTADFSSSILSHPLDVSRYGAIYAGAQKNIGPAGLTLVIVREDLLGKAQTACPSILDYTVLSNNDSMFNTPPTFAWYLAGLVFKWLKKQGGVAAMNSINQQKAELLYSIIDRSDFYRNDVSPANRSRMNIPFQLADSALDKLFLEESFAAGLHALKGHRVVGGMRASIYNAMPLEGVKALTDFMQDFERRRG; encoded by the coding sequence ATGAGTCAGGTCTACAATTTTAGCTCTGGTCCGGCAATGTTACCGGCCGAGGTACTTAAACAGGCGCAACAGGAACTGTGTGACTGGCAAGGCTTAGGTACATCGGTGATGGAAGTCAGCCATCGCGGAAAAGAATTTATTCAGGTCGCGGAAGAGGCAGAAAAGGATTTTCGCGATCTGCTGAACATCCCCTCCAGTTATAAAGTTTTGTTCTGTCACGGCGGCGGCCGCGGGCAGTTTGCCGGTATTCCGCTGAACCTGCTGGGTGATAAAACCACTGCGGACTACGTTGATGCAGGCTACTGGGCGGCAAGCGCTGTCAAAGAAGCGAAGAAATACTGCACGCCGAATGTCATTGATGCCAAAGTGACCGTTGATGGTCTGCGCGCCGTGAAGCCAATGCGTGAATGGCAGCTCAGCGATAACGCCGCCTATCTGCATTATTGTCCGAATGAAACCATTGATGGCATCGCCATTCATGAAACGCCTGACTTCGGTAACGCCATCGTCACGGCGGATTTCTCTTCTTCTATTCTGTCTCATCCGCTTGATGTGAGCCGCTATGGCGCCATCTATGCGGGGGCGCAGAAAAACATTGGCCCGGCGGGGCTGACGCTGGTGATCGTGCGGGAAGATCTGCTGGGCAAAGCGCAGACCGCATGCCCGTCGATCCTCGACTACACCGTGCTCAGCAACAATGACTCTATGTTCAACACGCCGCCGACCTTTGCCTGGTATCTGGCGGGGCTGGTGTTCAAATGGTTGAAAAAGCAGGGCGGTGTTGCGGCGATGAACAGCATCAACCAGCAAAAAGCGGAACTGCTGTACAGCATCATTGACCGCAGCGATTTTTACCGCAACGACGTGTCACCCGCTAACCGTTCGCGCATGAACATTCCGTTCCAGCTCGCCGACAGCGCGCTCGACAAACTGTTCCTTGAGGAGTCGTTTGCTGCAGGCCTTCACGCGCTGAAAGGTCACCGTGTCGTGGGCGGTATGCGTGCCTCTATTTATAACGCGATGCCGCTGGAAGGCGTAAAAGCGCTGACCGACTTCATGCAGGATTTCGAACGTCGTCGCGGTTAA
- the aroA gene encoding 3-phosphoshikimate 1-carboxyvinyltransferase, which yields MESLTLQPIARVDGTINLPGSKSVSNRALLLAALANGTTVLTNLLDSDDVRHMLNALSALGVHYTLSADRTRCEVTGNGGPLRTDRALELFLGNAGTAMRPLAAALCLGCHDAVVLTGEPRMKERPIGHLVDALRQGGAEIDYLEQENYPPLRLRGGFTGGNVEVDGSVSSQFLTALLMTAPLAPQDTTITIKGELVSKPYIDITLHLMKTFGVEVENQNYQRFVVRGGQQYQSPGAYLVEGDASSASYFLAAAAIKGGTVKVTGIGRNSVQGDIRFADVLEKMGATITWGDDFILCTRGELHAIDMDMNHIPDAAMTIATTALFANGTTTLRNIYNWRVKETDRLYAMATELRKVGAEVEEGEDYIRVTPPVELTFAEIGTYNDHRMAMCFSLVALSDTPVTILDPKCTAKTFPDYFDQLARISTPA from the coding sequence ATGGAATCCCTGACGTTACAACCCATCGCGCGGGTGGATGGCACCATCAATCTGCCAGGTTCGAAAAGCGTTTCGAATCGCGCCTTGCTGCTGGCTGCATTAGCCAATGGCACCACCGTGCTGACCAATTTGCTGGACAGCGACGACGTGCGCCACATGCTGAATGCCCTGAGTGCGCTGGGAGTTCATTACACGCTTTCTGCTGACCGTACCCGCTGCGAAGTAACGGGCAACGGTGGACCATTGCGAACCGATCGCGCGCTGGAGCTTTTTCTCGGTAATGCCGGAACGGCGATGCGCCCGCTGGCGGCCGCGCTCTGTCTGGGGTGCCACGACGCGGTAGTGCTGACTGGCGAACCGCGCATGAAAGAGCGCCCGATTGGTCATCTGGTTGATGCACTGCGCCAGGGCGGGGCGGAGATCGACTATCTCGAACAAGAAAATTATCCGCCGCTGCGCCTGCGCGGTGGCTTCACTGGCGGTAACGTTGAGGTTGACGGTAGCGTTTCCAGCCAGTTCCTGACGGCGTTACTGATGACGGCACCGCTGGCGCCACAGGACACGACCATCACTATTAAAGGTGAACTGGTCTCGAAACCGTACATCGATATCACGCTGCACCTGATGAAAACCTTCGGCGTGGAGGTTGAAAACCAGAATTATCAGCGCTTTGTTGTGCGCGGCGGGCAACAATATCAATCTCCGGGCGCATATCTGGTGGAGGGCGATGCGTCCTCTGCGTCCTATTTTCTTGCTGCTGCCGCCATCAAAGGCGGAACGGTGAAAGTCACCGGCATTGGCCGCAACAGTGTGCAGGGTGATATCCGTTTCGCTGACGTGCTGGAAAAAATGGGCGCTACTATCACCTGGGGGGATGATTTCATTCTCTGCACGCGAGGCGAGCTGCACGCCATTGATATGGATATGAACCATATTCCGGATGCGGCGATGACCATCGCCACTACAGCGTTGTTTGCCAATGGCACGACGACGCTGCGCAACATTTATAACTGGCGCGTGAAGGAAACGGATCGCCTGTATGCGATGGCAACGGAGCTGCGCAAGGTGGGTGCCGAAGTGGAAGAGGGCGAGGATTATATTCGCGTGACGCCACCGGTTGAACTGACTTTCGCCGAGATTGGCACCTATAACGATCATCGTATGGCGATGTGTTTCTCGCTGGTGGCGTTGTCCGATACGCCGGTCACCATTCTCGATCCGAAATGTACCGCCAAGACCTTCCCGGACTACTTCGACCAGCTGGCGCGTATCAGTACGCCAGCGTAA
- a CDS encoding M48 family metallopeptidase produces MKNTKLALALTFGAVLLAGCKNGVNGDLIASSGMSAYNAMTLSDADVKSLSNSSCKQMDSENQLAGASSKYSKRLKKIAKALGSNIDGTAVNYKVYLTRDVNAWAMANGCVRVYSGLMDMMSDNEIEGVLGHELGHVSLGHSRKAMQTAYATLAARDAISATSGVAAQLSQSQLGDLAEGVINSAFSRSQESDADDFSYDLLKKRGIKREGLVSAFDKFATMDAGRAKSLMDSHPTSADRAQHIRDRIAEDK; encoded by the coding sequence ATGAAGAATACAAAACTCGCACTGGCGCTCACGTTCGGCGCCGTCTTGCTGGCAGGGTGTAAAAACGGCGTCAACGGTGATCTGATTGCCAGCTCAGGAATGTCTGCCTACAACGCCATGACGCTGTCTGATGCGGACGTCAAATCGCTCAGCAACAGTAGTTGCAAACAGATGGACAGCGAAAACCAACTGGCGGGCGCTTCCAGCAAATATTCAAAACGACTGAAAAAAATCGCCAAAGCGCTGGGCAGTAACATTGATGGCACCGCGGTTAACTACAAGGTCTATCTGACCCGCGACGTCAACGCCTGGGCCATGGCTAATGGCTGCGTGCGTGTCTATTCGGGCCTGATGGATATGATGTCCGACAACGAAATCGAAGGGGTGCTGGGTCACGAACTGGGTCACGTTTCGTTGGGGCATTCCCGTAAAGCGATGCAAACAGCGTATGCCACGCTCGCTGCCCGAGATGCAATCTCTGCCACCAGCGGCGTTGCAGCACAGCTTTCGCAATCTCAGCTGGGTGATTTAGCGGAAGGCGTGATTAATTCCGCCTTTTCCCGCAGCCAGGAATCCGATGCCGACGATTTCTCCTATGACCTGCTGAAAAAGCGCGGTATTAAGCGAGAGGGGTTAGTCAGTGCATTCGATAAATTCGCGACCATGGATGCCGGACGCGCCAAATCCCTGATGGATTCCCACCCCACCTCTGCTGATCGTGCACAGCATATTCGCGATCGCATTGCCGAAGATAAATAA
- the cmk gene encoding (d)CMP kinase, with product MTAIAPVITIDGPSGAGKGTLCKAMAEALQWHLLDSGAIYRVLALAALHHHVDVASEEALVPLAAHLDVRFVSTDGNLEVILEGEDVSGEIRTQEVANAASQVAAFPRVREALLRRQRAFREAPGLIADGRDMGTVVFPDAPVKIFLDASSEERAHRRMLQLQEKGFSVNFERLLAEIKERDDRDRNRAVAPLVPAADALVLDSTRLSIEQVIEKALQYARQKLASAA from the coding sequence ATGACGGCAATCGCCCCGGTAATCACCATTGATGGGCCAAGCGGTGCAGGTAAAGGAACCTTGTGCAAGGCCATGGCGGAAGCATTACAGTGGCATCTGTTAGATTCAGGCGCGATATATCGCGTACTGGCATTGGCGGCATTACATCATCATGTGGATGTGGCATCAGAAGAAGCGTTAGTCCCGCTGGCGGCGCACCTGGATGTCCGGTTTGTCTCCACTGACGGCAATCTGGAAGTGATCCTCGAAGGCGAAGACGTCAGCGGCGAAATTCGCACGCAAGAGGTGGCAAATGCCGCGTCGCAAGTGGCAGCATTTCCGCGTGTACGTGAGGCGTTGCTGCGTCGTCAGCGCGCGTTTCGCGAAGCTCCGGGTCTGATTGCTGACGGCCGGGATATGGGAACCGTCGTTTTTCCTGATGCGCCGGTGAAAATTTTCCTTGACGCCTCATCGGAAGAGCGGGCACACCGCCGTATGCTGCAGTTGCAGGAGAAGGGCTTTAGTGTTAACTTTGAGCGCCTTTTGGCAGAGATAAAGGAACGTGATGATCGTGACCGCAACCGTGCGGTGGCGCCTCTGGTTCCTGCGGCCGATGCTTTAGTGCTGGATTCCACACGATTAAGCATTGAGCAAGTGATTGAAAAAGCGTTACAATACGCGCGCCAAAAACTGGCCTCCGCCGCGTAA
- the rpsA gene encoding 30S ribosomal protein S1 produces the protein MTESFAQLFEESLKEIETRPGSIVRGVVVAIDKDVVLVDAGLKSESAIPAEQFRNAQGELEIQVGDEVDVALDAVEDGFGETLLSREKAKRHEAWITLEKAYEDAETVTGVINGKVKGGFTVELNGIRAFLPGSLVDVRPVRDTLHLEGKELEFKVIKLDQKRNNVVVSRRAVIESENSAERDQLLENLQEGMEVKGIVKNLTDYGAFVDLGGVDGLLHITDMAWKRVKHPSEIVNVGDEITVKVLKFDRERTRVSLGLKQLGEDPWVAIAKRYPEGTKLTGRVTNLTDYGCFVEIEEGVEGLVHVSEMDWTNKNIHPSKVVNVGDVVEVMVLDIDEERRRISLGLKQCKSNPWQQFAETHNKGDRVEGKIKSITDFGIFIGLDGGIDGLVHLSDISWNVAGEEAVREYKKGDEIAAVVLQVDAERERISLGVKQLAEDPFNNWVALNKKGAIVNGKVTAVDAKGATVELADGVEGYLRASEASRDRVEDATLVLNVGDDVEAKFTGVDRKNRAISLSVRAKDEADEKDAIASVNNKQEEGNFSNAMAEAFKAAKGE, from the coding sequence ATGACTGAATCTTTTGCTCAACTTTTTGAAGAATCCTTAAAAGAAATCGAAACCCGCCCGGGTTCCATCGTTCGTGGCGTTGTTGTTGCTATCGATAAAGATGTCGTACTGGTTGACGCTGGTCTGAAATCTGAATCCGCCATCCCGGCAGAGCAGTTCAGAAACGCCCAGGGCGAGCTGGAAATCCAGGTCGGTGACGAAGTTGACGTTGCTCTGGATGCAGTAGAAGACGGCTTCGGTGAAACACTGCTGTCCCGTGAGAAAGCGAAACGTCACGAAGCCTGGATCACGCTGGAAAAAGCTTACGAAGACGCTGAAACTGTTACCGGTGTTATCAACGGCAAAGTTAAGGGTGGCTTCACTGTTGAGCTGAACGGTATTCGCGCGTTCCTGCCGGGCTCCCTGGTAGATGTACGTCCGGTCCGTGATACTCTGCACCTGGAAGGCAAAGAGCTTGAATTCAAAGTGATCAAGCTGGATCAGAAACGCAACAACGTTGTTGTTTCTCGCCGTGCAGTTATCGAATCTGAAAACAGCGCAGAGCGCGATCAACTGCTGGAAAACCTGCAGGAAGGCATGGAAGTTAAAGGTATCGTTAAGAACCTCACTGACTACGGTGCATTCGTTGATCTGGGTGGCGTTGACGGCCTGCTGCACATCACTGATATGGCCTGGAAACGCGTTAAGCATCCGAGCGAAATCGTGAACGTGGGCGACGAAATCACTGTTAAAGTGCTGAAGTTCGACCGCGAGCGTACCCGTGTTTCCCTCGGCCTGAAACAGCTGGGCGAAGATCCGTGGGTTGCTATCGCTAAGCGTTACCCGGAAGGTACCAAACTGACTGGTCGCGTGACCAACCTGACCGACTACGGCTGCTTCGTTGAAATCGAAGAAGGCGTTGAAGGCCTGGTTCACGTTTCCGAAATGGACTGGACCAACAAAAACATCCACCCGTCCAAAGTTGTTAACGTTGGCGATGTTGTGGAAGTTATGGTTCTGGACATCGACGAAGAACGTCGTCGTATCTCCCTGGGTCTGAAGCAGTGCAAATCTAACCCGTGGCAGCAGTTCGCGGAAACCCACAACAAGGGCGACCGTGTTGAAGGTAAAATCAAGTCTATCACTGACTTCGGTATCTTCATCGGCCTGGACGGCGGCATCGACGGCCTGGTTCACCTGTCTGACATCTCCTGGAACGTTGCAGGCGAAGAAGCAGTTCGTGAATACAAAAAAGGCGACGAAATCGCGGCAGTTGTTCTGCAGGTTGACGCAGAGCGCGAGCGTATCTCCCTGGGCGTTAAGCAACTGGCAGAAGATCCGTTCAACAACTGGGTTGCACTGAACAAGAAAGGCGCCATCGTAAACGGTAAAGTGACTGCAGTTGACGCGAAAGGCGCAACCGTAGAACTGGCCGACGGTGTTGAAGGTTACCTGCGTGCTTCTGAAGCTTCCCGTGACCGCGTTGAAGATGCGACTCTGGTTCTGAACGTGGGCGATGACGTTGAAGCTAAGTTCACCGGTGTTGACCGTAAGAACCGCGCAATCAGCCTGTCTGTCCGTGCGAAAGACGAAGCTGACGAGAAAGATGCCATCGCTTCTGTTAACAACAAACAGGAAGAAGGCAACTTCTCTAACGCAATGGCTGAAGCTTTCAAAGCAGCTAAAGGCGAGTAA
- the ihfB gene encoding integration host factor subunit beta — protein MTKSELIERLASQQSHIPAKAVEDAVKEMLEHMATTLAQGERIEIRGFGSFSLHYRAPRTGRNPKTGDKVDLEGKYVPHFKPGKELRDRANIYGS, from the coding sequence ATGACCAAGTCAGAGCTTATTGAAAGACTTGCAAGCCAGCAATCTCACATCCCTGCGAAAGCGGTTGAAGATGCTGTGAAAGAGATGCTGGAACACATGGCTACGACCCTGGCCCAGGGCGAGCGCATTGAAATCCGCGGTTTTGGCAGCTTCTCTTTGCACTATCGTGCACCACGCACCGGGCGTAACCCTAAAACAGGTGATAAAGTGGATCTGGAAGGTAAATACGTTCCGCACTTTAAACCGGGTAAAGAATTACGCGACCGCGCCAATATTTACGGCAGCTGA
- a CDS encoding ComEC family protein, translating to MRLPQVAWCVVLGIFPLVWLPWLPDLLLIKGIIVLAVLLLFIRTPGVRVIALTLLFFCWGCLAAHQTLWPVDLLTGKNQQADIVITATDGQTTHQGKIIRLNGKRQFPAIAVSLYGNYLPQPACAGQRWNMTIRMRPIHGQLNEGGFDSQRTALARHMAISGRFLSATALSTSCSWRARYLASLTASLADLPWQPVILALGAGERMALPVEVKRLLQQTGTSHLMAISGLHIALVASLGWLLVRALQFFLPCRYINWRAPLLAGFGCALCYALFTGLQPPALRTIAALAVLYSLRLRGRHWSPCSVWICCVGAILFTDPLAVLSQSLWLSAFAVATLIFWYQWMPFPALTLPPWSRWLAGLLHLQLGLMLLLMPLQVVLFHGISLSSMVANLVAVPVVTFAVVPLILAGMLLHLIGPVVAETGIGLLTDRLLALLFGFLARLPDGWLDLDARWLPATMLPWLALIAWKLRGWKSAPALCLVAIVVLTFPLWSQKKTDEWRVTMLDVGQGLAVVIDRHDKAILYDTGLAWPGGDSGQQLIIPWLRWHHLQPEGIILSHEHLDHRGGLDSLTRAWPQAWIRSPLGWGGHQSCFRGDHWQWEGLTFRVLWPLAGTQTQGNNRSCVVRVDDGKFSVLLTGDIELSAEFSMLSHYWQHLTSTLIQVPHHGSSTSSGVALLQRVGGQAALASASRYNAWRLPSEKIVKRYRQQGYQWFDTPHQGQLSVLFQRDNWQIRSLRDQILPRWYHQWFGVSRDNG from the coding sequence ATGCGTTTACCACAAGTCGCCTGGTGTGTCGTTCTCGGGATCTTCCCGCTGGTTTGGTTGCCCTGGTTACCAGATTTACTGCTGATAAAGGGCATTATTGTGCTGGCGGTTTTGCTGCTCTTTATTCGCACGCCTGGGGTAAGGGTTATCGCGTTGACGCTATTGTTCTTCTGTTGGGGGTGTCTTGCAGCGCACCAGACGTTGTGGCCGGTTGATCTCCTGACGGGGAAAAATCAACAGGCAGACATCGTCATCACTGCCACCGACGGGCAAACCACGCATCAGGGGAAGATAATTCGCCTGAACGGTAAGCGGCAATTTCCCGCTATCGCGGTTTCGCTCTATGGCAACTATCTGCCGCAACCCGCCTGTGCCGGGCAACGCTGGAACATGACAATCCGCATGCGGCCCATCCACGGACAGCTCAATGAAGGTGGGTTCGACAGCCAACGTACGGCGCTTGCCCGGCATATGGCAATCTCAGGCCGATTCCTGTCGGCGACGGCGCTGAGCACCTCATGCAGCTGGCGCGCACGCTATCTGGCATCGCTGACGGCAAGCCTTGCGGATCTTCCGTGGCAGCCTGTTATTCTGGCGCTCGGCGCTGGTGAGCGGATGGCGCTTCCGGTAGAGGTGAAACGCCTGCTGCAACAAACCGGCACATCACACCTGATGGCCATTTCCGGCTTACATATCGCGTTGGTGGCCTCGCTGGGCTGGCTGCTGGTTCGCGCCCTGCAGTTTTTTCTGCCATGCCGCTACATCAACTGGCGAGCACCGTTACTGGCGGGCTTCGGCTGCGCGCTCTGTTATGCGCTGTTTACCGGGTTACAACCGCCCGCGCTACGCACTATCGCCGCACTGGCTGTCCTCTACAGTTTACGACTCCGCGGACGACACTGGTCACCGTGCTCGGTCTGGATTTGCTGTGTTGGCGCGATACTCTTTACCGATCCGTTGGCGGTCCTCTCCCAGAGTTTGTGGCTGTCTGCTTTCGCGGTCGCCACGCTTATCTTCTGGTATCAGTGGATGCCTTTTCCCGCCCTGACGTTACCGCCATGGAGCCGGTGGCTGGCGGGTCTGTTGCATCTGCAACTGGGGTTAATGCTGCTGTTGATGCCGTTGCAGGTGGTGCTGTTTCATGGCATCAGCTTAAGCTCGATGGTGGCGAATCTGGTGGCGGTGCCTGTCGTTACTTTTGCGGTTGTGCCATTGATTCTTGCCGGTATGTTGCTGCACCTTATCGGGCCCGTCGTTGCCGAAACCGGCATAGGGTTACTGACTGATCGCCTGCTGGCGCTGTTGTTCGGTTTTCTTGCCCGTTTGCCCGATGGCTGGCTGGATCTTGATGCAAGGTGGTTGCCCGCCACAATGTTACCGTGGCTCGCTCTGATCGCCTGGAAACTGCGTGGCTGGAAATCTGCGCCAGCGCTGTGTCTGGTCGCGATTGTCGTGCTGACGTTTCCACTCTGGTCACAGAAAAAAACGGATGAATGGCGCGTGACGATGCTGGACGTCGGACAAGGGCTGGCGGTGGTTATCGATCGTCATGATAAAGCTATTCTGTATGACACCGGGCTGGCGTGGCCGGGCGGTGACAGCGGGCAACAACTCATTATTCCCTGGCTCCGCTGGCATCATCTGCAGCCGGAAGGGATTATCCTCAGTCACGAGCATCTCGATCATCGCGGCGGGCTGGACTCGCTCACCCGGGCCTGGCCGCAGGCGTGGATCCGCAGTCCGCTGGGGTGGGGCGGTCATCAGTCCTGTTTTCGTGGCGATCACTGGCAATGGGAAGGGCTGACGTTCCGTGTGCTATGGCCGCTAGCGGGAACACAAACGCAGGGGAACAATCGCTCCTGTGTCGTTCGGGTGGACGACGGCAAATTCAGTGTTTTATTGACCGGAGATATTGAATTATCAGCCGAATTTTCCATGCTCAGCCATTACTGGCAACATCTTACGTCTACACTTATTCAGGTGCCTCATCATGGCAGCAGCACCTCTTCTGGCGTGGCGCTGTTGCAGCGAGTCGGCGGGCAGGCGGCGCTGGCATCGGCCTCCCGCTATAACGCCTGGCGATTACCGTCGGAAAAAATAGTGAAACGCTACCGCCAGCAGGGTTATCAATGGTTCGATACGCCTCATCAGGGGCAACTTTCCGTGCTGTTTCAGCGCGACAACTGGCAAATCCGTAGCTTACGAGATCAAATTTTACCTCGCTGGTATCATCAGTGGTTTGGCGTGTCTCGTGATAACGGGTAG
- the msbA gene encoding lipid A ABC transporter ATP-binding protein/permease MsbA, with protein sequence MQNDKDLSTWQTFRRLWPMIAPFKAGLIVAGVALVLNAASDTFMLSLLKPLLDDGFGKTDRSVLLWMPLVVIGLMILRGITSYISSYCISWVSGKVVMTMRRRLFSHMMGMPVSFFDKQSTGTLLSRITYDSEQVASSSSSALITVVREGASIIGLFAMMFWYSWQLSVILIVLAPIVSIAIRVVSKRFRNISKNMQNTMGQVTTSAEQMLKGHKEVLMFGGQAVETKRFDKVSNKMRLQGMKMVSASSISDPIIQLIASLALAFVLYAASFPSVMETLTAGTITVVFSSMIALMRPLKSLTNVNAQFQRGMAACQTLFAILDSEQEKDEGTRVIERAEGNVEFRNVSFTYPGRETAALRDINLNIPQGKTVALVGRSGSGKSTIASLITRFYDIDEGQILLDGHDLREYKLTSLRDQVALVSQNVHLFNDTVANNIAYARTEEYSREQIEQAARMAYAMDFINKMENGLDTIIGENGVMLSGGQRQRIAIARALLRDSPILILDEATSALDTESERAIQAALDELQKNRTSLVIAHRLSTIEQADEIVVVEDGRIVERGSHADLLAHRGVYAQLHKMQFGE encoded by the coding sequence ATGCAGAACGACAAAGATCTCTCCACGTGGCAGACCTTCCGCCGACTCTGGCCAATGATTGCGCCATTTAAAGCAGGGCTGATCGTGGCGGGTGTTGCGTTAGTCCTCAACGCAGCCAGCGATACCTTCATGCTATCGCTTCTTAAACCGTTACTGGATGATGGTTTTGGTAAAACGGATCGCTCAGTGCTGCTGTGGATGCCACTGGTCGTGATCGGGCTGATGATCCTTCGTGGCATAACCAGCTATATCTCAAGCTACTGCATCTCATGGGTATCGGGAAAAGTGGTGATGACCATGCGTCGGCGACTTTTCAGCCACATGATGGGCATGCCAGTGTCGTTTTTCGACAAGCAATCCACCGGGACACTGCTGTCACGCATCACTTATGACTCTGAGCAGGTGGCGTCGTCGTCTTCCAGCGCGCTGATTACCGTCGTGCGCGAAGGCGCGTCGATCATCGGCCTGTTCGCGATGATGTTCTGGTACAGCTGGCAGTTGTCAGTGATCCTCATCGTGCTGGCGCCGATTGTGTCTATCGCCATTCGCGTCGTATCGAAGCGTTTTCGTAACATCAGCAAAAACATGCAGAATACGATGGGTCAGGTAACGACCAGCGCAGAACAGATGCTGAAAGGGCACAAAGAAGTGTTGATGTTTGGCGGCCAGGCTGTCGAAACCAAACGCTTCGATAAGGTCAGCAATAAAATGCGTCTGCAGGGGATGAAAATGGTCTCTGCATCCTCAATTTCCGACCCGATCATTCAGCTCATCGCCTCGCTGGCGCTGGCGTTCGTGCTGTATGCCGCGAGCTTCCCGAGCGTCATGGAAACCCTGACCGCCGGTACTATTACTGTCGTGTTCTCGTCGATGATTGCTCTGATGCGCCCGCTGAAGTCGCTGACTAACGTCAACGCACAGTTCCAGCGCGGGATGGCCGCCTGCCAGACGCTGTTTGCCATTCTCGACAGTGAGCAGGAAAAAGATGAAGGTACCCGTGTAATTGAGCGTGCTGAGGGGAATGTGGAGTTCCGCAATGTCTCCTTTACCTACCCGGGCCGTGAAACAGCTGCGCTGCGCGACATCAACCTGAACATTCCGCAAGGAAAAACCGTGGCTCTGGTCGGGCGTTCGGGGTCAGGGAAATCAACCATTGCCAGCCTTATCACCCGTTTTTACGATATTGATGAAGGCCAAATCCTGCTCGACGGACATGATCTGCGCGAATACAAACTGACCTCTCTGCGTGATCAGGTCGCGCTGGTTTCTCAGAATGTGCATCTGTTTAACGATACGGTCGCCAACAACATCGCCTACGCCCGTACTGAAGAGTACAGCCGTGAGCAGATCGAACAGGCCGCGCGCATGGCGTACGCCATGGACTTTATCAATAAGATGGAGAACGGTCTCGACACCATCATCGGTGAAAACGGCGTGATGCTCTCCGGTGGTCAGCGCCAACGTATCGCTATCGCCCGAGCATTGCTGCGTGACAGCCCGATCCTGATACTCGATGAAGCCACCTCCGCGCTGGATACCGAATCGGAACGCGCGATTCAGGCGGCGCTGGATGAACTGCAGAAAAACCGCACTTCACTGGTTATCGCGCACCGTCTCTCCACCATTGAACAGGCTGATGAAATCGTGGTGGTGGAAGACGGCCGCATCGTCGAGCGCGGCAGTCATGCCGATCTGCTGGCCCACCGTGGCGTTTACGCCCAACTGCATAAGATGCAATTCGGCGAATGA